In Shinella sp. XGS7, a single genomic region encodes these proteins:
- the murG gene encoding undecaprenyldiphospho-muramoylpentapeptide beta-N-acetylglucosaminyltransferase → MSTKHLVIMAAGTGGHIIPGLAVAEEMKRRGWSVSWVGTESGMENKLVPPSGIPLDRLAFAGLRGKGPLHMLRGLLGLVKAFIQSRQVFVTRSADAVLGMGGYVCFPGGLMAWLMRRPLMLVNADAAMLMSNQALKGMARKIAFGFDGSAAASTPKAVVTGNPVRAEIEALPLPAERYAGRSGPLRVLVVGGSLGARAINAVIPKMLALWPDAATRPQVVHQAGQANLSAVQAAYQAAGIKAGEEVEILPFIEDMAGQLAAADLIICRAGAVTVSELCAAGLPSVLVPLVVSTTSHQRDNARFMAQHGAALHLPQEELSPEGLLALLQGLDRAQLQAMGEKARALARPRAAARVADEIESLLSKNQA, encoded by the coding sequence GTGAGCACGAAACATCTGGTCATCATGGCCGCCGGCACCGGCGGCCACATCATTCCGGGCCTGGCGGTCGCGGAGGAAATGAAGCGCCGCGGCTGGAGCGTGTCCTGGGTGGGCACCGAGTCGGGCATGGAAAACAAGCTGGTGCCGCCCAGCGGCATTCCGCTGGACCGCCTGGCCTTCGCCGGCCTGCGCGGCAAGGGGCCGCTGCACATGCTGCGCGGCCTGCTGGGCCTGGTGAAGGCCTTCATCCAGTCGCGCCAGGTCTTTGTGACCCGCAGCGCCGATGCGGTGCTGGGCATGGGCGGCTATGTCTGCTTCCCCGGTGGCCTGATGGCCTGGCTGATGCGCCGCCCCCTGATGCTGGTGAATGCGGACGCGGCCATGCTGATGTCCAACCAGGCGCTCAAGGGCATGGCCCGCAAGATCGCCTTCGGCTTTGACGGCTCGGCCGCGGCCTCCACGCCCAAGGCCGTGGTGACCGGCAATCCGGTGCGTGCCGAGATCGAGGCCCTGCCCCTGCCGGCCGAGCGCTATGCGGGCCGCAGCGGCCCTTTGCGCGTGCTGGTGGTGGGCGGCTCCCTGGGCGCGCGCGCGATCAATGCCGTGATCCCCAAGATGCTGGCCCTGTGGCCCGATGCGGCGACCCGGCCCCAGGTGGTGCACCAGGCCGGCCAGGCGAACTTGAGCGCCGTGCAGGCGGCCTACCAGGCGGCCGGCATCAAGGCGGGTGAAGAGGTGGAGATCCTGCCCTTCATCGAGGATATGGCCGGCCAGCTGGCCGCGGCCGATCTGATCATCTGCCGCGCCGGCGCGGTGACGGTCAGCGAGCTCTGCGCCGCCGGCCTGCCCAGCGTGCTGGTACCCCTGGTGGTGAGCACCACCAGCCACCAGCGCGACAACGCCCGCTTCATGGCCCAGCACGGCGCGGCCCTGCACCTGCCGCAGGAGGAGCTGAGCCCCGAGGGCCTGTTGGCCCTGCTGCAGGGCCTGGACCGGGCCCAGCTGCAGGCCATGGGCGAAAAGGCCCGGGCCCTGGCCCGTCCGCGCGCCGCGGCCCGCGTGGCCGATGAAATCGAATCCCTGCTGAGCAAGAACCAGGCATGA
- the ftsW gene encoding putative lipid II flippase FtsW, whose amino-acid sequence MNAVLQSLRGRLAGLFRRGEGGGGEVPVRDWVSVSAGQPTRLSNFDVTLVWVVLALLALGLLMVYSASIALPDNPKFAKYLPTHFLVRHVVAISLALLAALVVVQVPVSLWERVAPWLFVAALLMLIVVLIPGIGKGVNGARRWLPLGVMNFQPSELAKLAIAMYAASYMMRKMEVKENFFQAVWPMAVSLAVVGVLLLAEPDMGAFMVIAAIAMGILFLGGVNGRMFFLIVAVLVGAFVLMITFSEFRRERIFAYLNPWDEKYAQGKAYQLTHSLIAFGRGELFGQGLGGSVEKLHYLPEAHTDFLLAVIGEELGLVGVALVICAFFWLSRRLFHIGRQAVALDRVFAGLYAQGIGIWMGGQAFINMGVNLGALPTKGLTLPLMSFGGSAILMNCVALAICLRIDIENRQLMRGGRA is encoded by the coding sequence ATGAATGCGGTGCTGCAATCCCTGCGCGGCCGCCTGGCCGGCCTGTTCCGGCGCGGCGAGGGCGGCGGTGGCGAGGTGCCGGTGCGCGACTGGGTCAGCGTGTCCGCAGGTCAACCCACGCGCCTGTCCAACTTCGACGTCACCCTGGTCTGGGTGGTGCTGGCCCTGCTGGCCCTGGGCCTGCTGATGGTCTATTCGGCTTCCATCGCCCTGCCGGACAACCCCAAGTTCGCCAAATACCTGCCCACCCACTTCCTGGTGCGCCATGTGGTGGCCATCAGCCTGGCCCTGCTGGCGGCCCTGGTGGTGGTGCAGGTGCCCGTGTCCCTGTGGGAGCGGGTGGCGCCCTGGCTCTTCGTGGCGGCCCTGCTGATGCTGATCGTGGTGCTGATTCCCGGCATCGGCAAGGGGGTGAACGGTGCGCGCCGCTGGCTGCCCCTGGGGGTGATGAACTTCCAGCCCTCGGAGCTGGCCAAGCTGGCCATTGCCATGTATGCGGCCAGCTACATGATGCGCAAGATGGAAGTGAAGGAGAACTTCTTCCAGGCGGTCTGGCCGATGGCGGTGTCGCTGGCCGTGGTCGGCGTGCTGCTGCTGGCCGAGCCCGATATGGGCGCCTTCATGGTGATCGCGGCCATCGCCATGGGCATCCTCTTCCTGGGTGGCGTGAACGGCCGCATGTTCTTCCTGATCGTGGCCGTGCTGGTGGGCGCCTTCGTGCTGATGATCACCTTCAGCGAATTCCGCCGCGAGCGCATCTTTGCCTATCTCAACCCCTGGGACGAGAAGTACGCCCAGGGCAAGGCCTACCAGCTGACGCATTCGCTGATCGCCTTCGGCCGCGGCGAGCTCTTCGGCCAGGGCCTGGGCGGCAGCGTGGAGAAGCTGCACTACCTGCCCGAGGCCCACACCGACTTCCTGCTGGCCGTGATCGGCGAGGAGCTGGGCCTGGTGGGCGTGGCCCTCGTGATCTGCGCCTTCTTCTGGCTCTCGCGCCGGCTCTTCCACATCGGCCGCCAGGCGGTGGCGCTGGACCGCGTGTTCGCCGGCCTCTATGCCCAGGGCATAGGCATCTGGATGGGCGGCCAGGCCTTCATCAATATGGGCGTGAACCTGGGGGCCCTGCCCACCAAGGGCCTGACCCTGCCGCTGATGAGCTTCGGCGGCTCGGCCATCCTGATGAACTGTGTGGCGCTGGCGATCTGCCTGCGCATTGATATTGAAAACAGGCAACTCATGCGGGGAGGCCGAGCATGA
- the murD gene encoding UDP-N-acetylmuramoyl-L-alanine--D-glutamate ligase, translated as MKHLAGLQTLILGLGDSGLAMAAWVTRHGGRVRVWDSRENPPQRSALRERLPEAEFLHGDLPDAALSGVQLLLKSPGLSPLDARLQPLLTLARNTGVPVQGELDLFARALADLKAERGYAPAVLAITGTNGKTTTTSMTAQLVERAGKRVAVAGNIGPTLLDTLAAALDLEPAPQPVSEAEPVADVAEPLIEAETEAPAESQPETEPEAEPEAEPEPAAEPAPSTTLEEVAALLDEQPLPIKPPPPKPPVFEHLPEVWVLELSSFQLDGVTGFEPTAAAVLNLSQDHLDWHGDMAAYGRAKARIFGEQAVMVINRDDALVEAMVPAPIKVAQGRGRPHKLVARQVLRFGLDAPRGPGDYGLVEEGGMAWLVRAREADETQLPRRRKGDAEELELSIQRLMPADALRVRGRHNAANALAALALASAAGCPLAPMLHGLREYRGEPHRVEHVAMVRGVDFYDDSKGTNVGATVAAIDGLGADRAPAKLVLILGGDGKGQDFSPLREPLARHARAVALIGRDAPAIASVLPEGLRAQTHETLQAATRWALEQAHSGDSVLLSPACASLDMFRNYAHRAEVFVAEVQALADEGGLA; from the coding sequence ATGAAGCATCTGGCCGGCCTGCAAACGCTGATCCTGGGTCTGGGAGACTCGGGCCTGGCCATGGCCGCCTGGGTGACGCGCCACGGCGGCCGGGTGCGCGTCTGGGATTCGCGCGAGAACCCGCCGCAGCGCTCAGCCCTGCGTGAGCGTCTGCCCGAGGCCGAGTTCCTGCATGGCGACTTGCCGGATGCAGCCCTCTCGGGCGTGCAGCTGCTGCTCAAGAGCCCGGGCCTCTCACCGCTGGACGCGCGCCTGCAGCCCCTGCTGACGCTGGCCCGCAACACCGGCGTGCCGGTGCAGGGCGAACTGGACCTCTTCGCCCGTGCCCTGGCCGATCTGAAGGCCGAGCGCGGCTACGCGCCCGCGGTGCTGGCCATCACCGGCACCAATGGCAAGACCACCACCACCTCGATGACGGCCCAGCTGGTGGAGCGCGCCGGCAAGCGTGTGGCCGTGGCCGGCAACATCGGCCCGACCCTGCTGGACACCCTGGCTGCCGCCCTGGATCTGGAGCCGGCGCCGCAGCCGGTGTCCGAGGCCGAGCCGGTGGCGGATGTCGCCGAGCCGCTGATCGAGGCCGAGACTGAAGCGCCGGCCGAGTCGCAGCCTGAAACAGAGCCTGAAGCAGAACCGGAAGCGGAGCCCGAGCCGGCCGCCGAACCGGCCCCCAGCACCACGCTGGAAGAGGTGGCGGCCCTGCTGGACGAGCAGCCCCTGCCCATCAAGCCGCCGCCGCCCAAGCCGCCGGTCTTCGAGCATCTGCCCGAGGTCTGGGTGCTGGAGCTCTCGAGCTTCCAGCTGGACGGTGTGACGGGCTTCGAGCCCACGGCCGCCGCGGTGCTGAACCTGAGCCAGGACCATCTGGACTGGCATGGCGATATGGCCGCCTACGGCCGCGCCAAGGCGCGCATCTTCGGCGAGCAGGCCGTGATGGTGATCAACCGTGACGATGCCCTGGTCGAGGCCATGGTGCCGGCGCCCATCAAGGTGGCCCAGGGGCGCGGCCGGCCACACAAGCTGGTGGCGCGTCAGGTCCTGCGCTTCGGCCTGGATGCGCCGCGCGGCCCGGGCGACTACGGCCTGGTGGAGGAGGGCGGCATGGCCTGGCTGGTGCGCGCCCGCGAGGCCGACGAGACCCAGCTGCCGCGCCGCCGCAAGGGCGATGCCGAGGAGCTGGAGCTGTCCATCCAGCGCCTGATGCCGGCCGACGCCCTGCGCGTGCGCGGCCGCCACAACGCCGCCAATGCCCTGGCCGCCCTGGCCCTGGCCAGCGCCGCGGGCTGCCCGCTGGCCCCCATGCTGCACGGCCTGCGCGAGTACCGCGGCGAGCCGCACCGCGTGGAGCATGTGGCCATGGTGCGCGGCGTGGACTTCTACGACGATTCCAAGGGCACCAATGTGGGCGCCACCGTGGCCGCCATCGACGGCCTGGGCGCCGACCGCGCGCCCGCCAAGCTGGTGCTGATTCTGGGGGGCGACGGCAAGGGCCAGGACTTCTCGCCCCTGCGCGAACCGCTGGCCCGCCATGCCCGCGCCGTGGCCCTGATCGGCCGCGACGCGCCGGCCATCGCCAGCGTGCTGCCCGAGGGCCTGCGCGCCCAGACGCATGAGACCCTGCAGGCCGCCACGCGCTGGGCGCTGGAGCAGGCCCATAGCGGCGACAGCGTGCTGCTGAGCCCGGCCTGCGCCAGCCTGGACATGTTCCGCAACTACGCCCACCGCGCCGAGGTCTTCGTGGCCGAGGTGCAGGCCCTGGCCGACGAAGGAGGGCTGGCCTGA
- the mraY gene encoding phospho-N-acetylmuramoyl-pentapeptide-transferase: MLLSLAQWLLAQYPDLGWLRIFNYITFRAVMAAMTALLIGLAFGPWVIRRLTEMKIGQPIREYGVQQHLAKSGTPTMGGVLILIGIAVATLLWFDWSNRFVWVVMLVTMGFGAIGWVDDWRKVVNKDPEGMKSREKFFWQSLIGLVAALYLAFSVSETSFLGVVELFYRWVSSGFSTELPPKADLIVPFFKTVSYPLGVFGFIALSYFVIVGTSNAVNFTDGLDGLAIMPVVLVGSALGIFAYLTGSSVYAKYLLLPYIPGAGELLIFCGALAGAGLAFLWFNTHPAQVFMGDVGALALGGALGTMAVITRQEIVLGIMGGIFVAEVLSVMLQVSWFKYTKKKYGEGRRIFKMAPLHHHFEKSGWKETQVVVRFWIITMLLCLVGLASLKLR; the protein is encoded by the coding sequence ATGCTGCTTAGTCTGGCCCAGTGGCTGCTGGCCCAGTACCCGGATCTGGGCTGGCTGCGCATCTTCAACTACATCACCTTCCGCGCCGTGATGGCGGCCATGACGGCCCTGCTGATCGGTCTGGCCTTCGGCCCCTGGGTGATCCGCCGCCTGACCGAGATGAAGATCGGTCAGCCCATCCGCGAGTACGGGGTGCAGCAGCATCTGGCCAAGAGCGGCACGCCCACCATGGGCGGGGTGCTGATCCTGATCGGCATCGCCGTGGCCACCCTGCTGTGGTTCGACTGGAGCAACCGCTTCGTCTGGGTGGTGATGCTGGTGACCATGGGTTTCGGCGCCATCGGCTGGGTGGATGACTGGCGCAAGGTGGTCAACAAGGACCCCGAGGGCATGAAGAGCCGCGAGAAGTTCTTCTGGCAGTCCCTGATCGGCCTGGTGGCCGCGCTCTACCTGGCCTTCTCGGTCTCGGAGACCAGCTTCCTGGGCGTGGTTGAGCTGTTCTACCGCTGGGTGAGCAGCGGCTTCTCCACCGAGCTGCCGCCCAAGGCCGACCTGATCGTGCCCTTCTTCAAGACGGTGAGCTATCCGCTGGGCGTGTTCGGCTTCATCGCCCTGAGCTACTTCGTGATCGTGGGCACCAGCAATGCGGTGAACTTCACCGACGGCCTGGACGGCCTGGCCATCATGCCGGTGGTGCTGGTGGGCTCGGCCCTGGGCATCTTCGCCTACCTGACCGGCTCCTCGGTCTATGCCAAGTACCTGCTGCTGCCCTACATCCCGGGCGCGGGCGAGCTGCTGATCTTCTGCGGCGCATTGGCGGGAGCAGGTCTTGCTTTCTTGTGGTTCAACACCCACCCGGCCCAGGTCTTCATGGGCGATGTGGGGGCCCTGGCCCTGGGCGGTGCCCTGGGCACCATGGCCGTGATCACGCGCCAGGAAATCGTGCTGGGCATCATGGGCGGCATCTTCGTGGCCGAAGTGCTCTCGGTGATGCTGCAGGTGAGCTGGTTCAAGTACACCAAGAAGAAGTACGGCGAGGGCCGTCGCATCTTCAAGATGGCGCCCCTGCACCACCACTTCGAGAAGTCGGGCTGGAAGGAGACCCAGGTGGTCGTGCGCTTCTGGATCATCACCATGCTGCTGTGCCTGGTGGGCCTGGCCAGCCTGAAGCTGCGCTGA
- the murF gene encoding UDP-N-acetylmuramoyl-tripeptide--D-alanyl-D-alanine ligase yields MSAPLMTLAQALHLLQTRLPEARLVGEGAVEIARVHSDTRSLRQGDLFVALRGERFDAHDFLPQAAAAGAVAVIAERGIAAAGLSGIEVPDAKQALGLLGAAWRAHCHLPLIAVTGSNGKTTVTQMIASILRAWLGQGALATEGNYNNEIGVPLTLLRLRQDDALWHRAAVVELGMNHPGEIAPLAAMAQPTVALVNNAQREHQEFLQTVEAAARENGTVLEALSPAGIAVFPADDACAPIWQQQAGGRAVLSFALQGQADVTGHAQWVQGEGSGHWALELQTPAGSAPVALHVAGIHNVRNALAAAACALAAGAPLAAIRQGLEAFEPVKGRSQLKSLLREGQRVTLIDDSYNANPDSVRAAIDVLADLPGASWLMLGDMGEVGDQGPAFHREVGAYAAARGISGFWAAGEACREAVAAYGRNARHFEDAAALIAALSDPQAPRARNILVKGSRFMQMEKVVAALLQTDENKNAPLQGGTHAA; encoded by the coding sequence ATGAGTGCGCCCCTGATGACCCTGGCCCAGGCCCTGCACCTGCTGCAGACCCGCCTGCCCGAGGCGCGCCTGGTGGGCGAGGGCGCGGTGGAGATCGCGCGCGTGCACAGCGACACCCGCAGCCTGCGCCAGGGCGACCTCTTCGTGGCCCTGCGCGGTGAGCGCTTCGATGCGCACGACTTCCTGCCCCAGGCCGCGGCCGCCGGCGCGGTGGCCGTGATTGCCGAGCGCGGCATTGCGGCGGCCGGCCTTTCGGGCATCGAGGTGCCGGATGCCAAGCAGGCCCTGGGTCTGCTGGGCGCGGCCTGGCGCGCCCACTGCCATCTGCCCCTGATTGCCGTGACCGGCAGCAATGGCAAGACCACCGTGACCCAGATGATTGCCAGCATCCTGCGGGCCTGGCTGGGACAGGGCGCGCTGGCCACCGAGGGCAATTACAACAACGAGATCGGCGTGCCCCTGACCCTGCTGCGTCTGCGGCAGGACGATGCGCTGTGGCATCGCGCCGCGGTGGTCGAGCTGGGCATGAACCATCCCGGCGAGATCGCGCCCCTGGCCGCCATGGCCCAACCCACCGTGGCCCTGGTGAACAACGCGCAGCGCGAGCACCAGGAGTTCCTGCAGACCGTGGAAGCCGCGGCGCGCGAGAACGGCACGGTGCTCGAAGCCCTGAGCCCGGCCGGCATCGCGGTCTTCCCGGCCGATGACGCCTGCGCGCCGATCTGGCAGCAGCAGGCCGGCGGCCGCGCCGTGCTGAGCTTTGCCCTGCAGGGCCAGGCCGATGTGACGGGTCATGCCCAGTGGGTGCAGGGCGAGGGCTCGGGCCACTGGGCCCTGGAGCTGCAGACGCCCGCGGGCAGCGCGCCCGTGGCCCTGCATGTGGCCGGTATCCACAATGTGCGCAATGCCCTGGCCGCCGCCGCCTGTGCGCTGGCGGCCGGCGCGCCGCTGGCCGCCATCCGCCAGGGCCTGGAAGCCTTCGAGCCCGTCAAGGGCCGCAGCCAGCTCAAGAGCCTGCTGCGCGAGGGCCAGCGCGTCACCCTGATCGACGACAGCTACAACGCCAACCCCGACAGCGTGCGCGCCGCCATCGACGTGCTGGCCGATCTGCCGGGTGCCTCCTGGCTGATGCTGGGCGATATGGGCGAGGTGGGCGACCAGGGCCCCGCCTTCCACCGCGAGGTGGGCGCCTATGCCGCCGCGCGCGGCATCAGCGGCTTCTGGGCGGCGGGCGAGGCCTGCCGCGAGGCCGTGGCCGCCTACGGCCGCAATGCCCGCCATTTCGAGGACGCCGCGGCCCTGATCGCCGCGCTGTCCGATCCGCAGGCGCCGCGCGCCCGCAACATCCTGGTCAAAGGTTCCCGCTTCATGCAGATGGAAAAGGTGGTCGCAGCCCTGCTGCAGACCGACGAGAACAAGAACGCTCCGCTGCAAGGAGGCACGCATGCTGCTTAG
- a CDS encoding UDP-N-acetylmuramoyl-L-alanyl-D-glutamate--2,6-diaminopimelate ligase, which yields MPLMRLKSPEAAARWLREWTTGTLRTDSRLVAPGDAFIAWPGHAQDGRRYVQAALDAGAATCLVELEGVDAFGFNDGRVAALPALKAVTGRIAAEYFEQPTRERLQVIATTGTNGKTSTAWWTAQLLSLLGRRCGVVGTLGIGEPPLREQPAAITYTGLTTPDPVQLQAGFRRMADAGFAACAIEASSIGIVEQRLAGTEIKVALFTNFTQDHLDYHGDMGAYWAAKRRLFDWPGLQAAVLNLDDPKGAPLAAELQGRLDVWTYAVEGAARLSAHGLHYQAGGLCFELREGEQALAVRTGLIGEYNVANLLAVIGGLRALGLPLDAIVAAVPEITPVPGRMQRVGEGRGQPQAVVDYAHTPDALEKALAALRPLAAARGGRLVCVFGCGGNRDPGKRPLMGAIAGRLADRVILTSDNPRHEAPQAILAQIAAGVGGPCEQIEDRQAAIAQAVAQAEPGDVLLIAGKGHEDYQEIAGVRRPFSDVDQALAALALRKD from the coding sequence ATGCCGCTGATGCGCCTGAAATCCCCGGAGGCCGCGGCCCGCTGGCTGCGTGAATGGACCACCGGCACCCTGCGCACCGACAGCCGTCTGGTGGCGCCCGGTGACGCCTTCATCGCTTGGCCTGGTCATGCCCAGGACGGCCGCCGCTATGTGCAGGCCGCGCTGGATGCCGGCGCCGCCACCTGCCTGGTGGAGCTGGAAGGCGTCGATGCCTTCGGCTTCAACGACGGCCGCGTGGCCGCGCTGCCCGCGCTCAAGGCCGTGACCGGCCGCATCGCCGCCGAGTATTTCGAGCAGCCCACGCGCGAGCGCCTGCAGGTCATCGCCACCACCGGCACCAATGGCAAGACCAGCACCGCCTGGTGGACCGCCCAGCTGCTGAGCCTGCTGGGCCGGCGCTGCGGCGTGGTGGGCACCCTGGGCATTGGCGAGCCGCCGCTGCGCGAGCAGCCCGCCGCCATCACCTACACCGGCCTGACCACGCCCGACCCGGTGCAGCTGCAGGCGGGCTTTCGCCGCATGGCGGATGCGGGCTTTGCCGCCTGCGCCATCGAGGCCAGCTCCATCGGCATCGTCGAGCAGCGCCTGGCCGGCACCGAGATCAAGGTGGCCCTGTTTACCAATTTCACGCAGGACCACCTGGACTACCACGGCGATATGGGCGCCTACTGGGCAGCCAAGCGCCGCCTGTTCGACTGGCCGGGCCTGCAGGCCGCAGTGCTGAATCTGGATGACCCCAAGGGCGCGCCCCTGGCCGCCGAGCTGCAGGGCCGCCTGGACGTGTGGACCTATGCGGTGGAGGGCGCAGCCCGGCTCTCGGCCCACGGCCTGCACTACCAGGCCGGCGGCCTGTGCTTCGAGCTGCGCGAGGGCGAGCAGGCCCTGGCGGTGCGCACCGGCCTGATCGGCGAGTACAACGTGGCCAATCTGCTGGCCGTGATCGGCGGCCTGCGGGCTCTCGGCCTGCCGCTGGACGCCATCGTGGCCGCCGTGCCCGAGATCACGCCCGTGCCGGGGCGCATGCAGCGCGTGGGCGAGGGCCGGGGCCAGCCCCAGGCCGTGGTGGACTATGCCCACACGCCCGATGCGCTGGAGAAGGCCCTGGCCGCGCTCCGCCCCCTGGCCGCGGCGCGTGGCGGCCGTCTGGTCTGCGTCTTCGGCTGCGGCGGCAACCGCGATCCCGGCAAGCGTCCGCTGATGGGCGCCATCGCCGGCCGCCTGGCCGATCGCGTGATTCTCACCAGCGACAACCCGCGCCACGAGGCGCCGCAGGCCATCCTGGCCCAGATCGCGGCCGGCGTGGGCGGGCCCTGCGAGCAGATCGAGGACCGCCAGGCCGCCATCGCCCAGGCCGTGGCCCAGGCCGAGCCGGGCGATGTGCTGCTGATCGCCGGCAAGGGCCATGAGGACTATCAGGAGATCGCGGGCGTGCGCCGCCCCTTCTCCGACGTGGACCAGGCCCTGGCGGCCCTGGCCCTGAGGAAGGATTGA
- a CDS encoding penicillin-binding protein 2, with translation MSWFGGRGQKRGGGGSASAYRSVSTRSVSYSSSPLLASKTPPWRSRFLVALVGLGFIGLLGRAVYVQVIGNDFFQRQGEARYAHTMELPASRGRIIDRKGQVLAASVAVPSIWAIPKEMDAGDEQRRELAKILGLSRQDLDKKLDPNSRFVWLRRQADDDTAARIKALKLKGVFQDREYKRKYPEGEAAAHVVGFTNIEERGQEGIELAFQKELQGRDGSRQVVRDRLGRVVEDIGESVPAVNGRDIDLSIDSKVQFFAYQRIRDAVAEHRAKAGSVVVLDVQTGEVLALANFPSYNPGDRQNLSGAQLRNRALTDIFEPGSTMKPFIASLALETGRVRPDTIINVAPRSLNVNGFSPTDAHPYGDLTVAQVIQKSSNIGVAKLAMQMQPREMHELFTAIGLGQRPQLNFPGAVTGKLRPYKSWRPIEQVTMSYGYGLSASLFQLARAYTVFARDGEIIPVTMNRQPEGEVAHGIKVFSPRTMQSVREMLQMAAAPGGTAPQAMVPGYSVGGKSGTAHKQEGKGYTNKYRSWFVGIAPISKPRIVVAVMVDEPSNGVYFGGAVAGPVFSQVVAQSLRLLNVAPDLDVKTQIVAKNVPAVEESF, from the coding sequence GTGAGCTGGTTCGGCGGCAGGGGTCAGAAGCGCGGCGGTGGCGGCAGTGCGTCCGCCTACCGCTCGGTGAGCACGCGCAGCGTGAGCTACTCCAGCAGCCCGCTGCTGGCCTCCAAGACCCCGCCCTGGCGTTCGCGCTTTCTGGTGGCCCTGGTGGGCCTGGGCTTCATCGGCCTGCTGGGCCGTGCGGTCTATGTGCAGGTCATCGGCAACGACTTCTTCCAGCGCCAGGGTGAGGCCCGTTATGCCCACACCATGGAGCTGCCGGCCAGCCGCGGCCGCATCATCGACCGCAAGGGCCAGGTGCTGGCCGCCAGCGTGGCCGTGCCGTCGATCTGGGCCATTCCCAAGGAGATGGATGCCGGGGACGAGCAGCGTCGCGAGCTGGCCAAGATCCTGGGCCTGAGCCGCCAGGACCTGGACAAGAAGCTGGACCCCAACTCCCGCTTCGTCTGGCTGCGCCGCCAGGCGGACGACGACACCGCCGCCCGCATCAAGGCGCTCAAGCTCAAGGGTGTGTTCCAGGACCGCGAGTACAAGCGCAAGTACCCCGAAGGCGAGGCGGCCGCCCATGTGGTGGGCTTCACCAATATCGAGGAGCGCGGCCAGGAAGGCATCGAGCTCGCCTTCCAGAAGGAACTGCAGGGCCGCGATGGTTCGCGCCAGGTGGTGCGCGACCGCCTGGGCCGCGTGGTGGAGGACATCGGCGAGAGCGTGCCGGCCGTCAATGGCCGCGACATCGACCTCTCCATCGACTCCAAGGTGCAGTTCTTCGCCTACCAGCGCATCCGCGACGCGGTGGCCGAGCACCGTGCCAAGGCCGGCTCGGTGGTGGTGCTGGATGTGCAGACCGGCGAGGTGCTGGCCCTGGCCAACTTCCCCAGCTACAACCCGGGCGACCGCCAGAACCTCAGCGGCGCCCAACTGCGCAACCGCGCCCTGACCGACATCTTCGAGCCCGGCTCCACGATGAAGCCCTTCATCGCCTCGCTGGCGCTGGAGACCGGCCGCGTGCGCCCCGACACCATCATCAACGTCGCGCCGCGCAGCCTCAACGTCAACGGCTTCTCGCCCACCGATGCCCACCCCTACGGCGACCTCACGGTGGCCCAGGTGATCCAGAAGTCCAGCAATATCGGCGTGGCCAAGCTGGCCATGCAGATGCAGCCGCGCGAGATGCACGAGCTCTTCACCGCCATCGGCCTGGGTCAGCGTCCGCAGCTGAACTTCCCCGGCGCGGTGACCGGCAAGCTGCGCCCCTACAAGAGCTGGCGGCCCATCGAACAGGTGACGATGAGCTATGGCTACGGCCTCTCGGCCTCGCTGTTCCAGCTGGCCCGCGCCTACACCGTGTTCGCCCGCGACGGCGAGATCATTCCCGTGACCATGAACCGCCAGCCCGAGGGCGAGGTGGCGCATGGCATCAAGGTCTTCTCGCCCCGCACCATGCAGTCCGTGCGGGAGATGCTGCAGATGGCCGCCGCCCCCGGCGGCACCGCCCCCCAGGCCATGGTGCCGGGCTACAGCGTGGGCGGCAAATCCGGCACCGCGCACAAGCAGGAAGGCAAGGGCTACACCAACAAGTACCGCTCCTGGTTCGTTGGCATCGCCCCCATCAGCAAGCCGCGCATCGTGGTGGCGGTGATGGTGGACGAACCCAGCAATGGGGTCTATTTCGGCGGCGCCGTGGCCGGCCCGGTCTTCAGCCAGGTGGTGGCCCAGTCCCTGCGGCTGCTCAATGTGGCGCCCGACCTTGATGTGAAAACCCAGATCGTCGCGAAAAATGTTCCCGCGGTGGAGGAGAGCTTCTGA
- the ftsL gene encoding cell division protein FtsL produces the protein MSRINLLLLVAVLASGMVLIKSAYESRRLFTELDRAQAESRRLESDHQRLLAERQAQATNLRVEQVARERLRMRVINPAVTQSVDLVRPQAASGAAR, from the coding sequence ATGAGCCGCATCAATCTGCTGCTGCTCGTGGCCGTGCTGGCCAGCGGCATGGTGCTGATCAAGAGCGCCTATGAATCGCGCCGCCTCTTCACCGAGCTGGACCGCGCCCAGGCCGAGTCGCGTCGCCTGGAGTCCGACCACCAGCGCCTGCTGGCCGAGCGCCAGGCCCAGGCCACCAATCTGCGGGTGGAGCAGGTCGCGCGCGAACGCCTGCGCATGCGCGTGATCAATCCCGCCGTGACCCAGAGCGTGGACCTCGTGCGGCCCCAGGCCGCCTCGGGAGCGGCGCGGTGA